From a single Desulfovibrio aminophilus genomic region:
- a CDS encoding SLC13 family permease has translation MTPLTDVLAYVWERLPLMLLFADGYLAYRLLAVTGLTDWAVRQAVLRSRGRPSRVILYVLAASAGLSAFIPNAVAVLAVLPVITALDREHGLHRPDAPMSTALALAAMYGANIGGMASLIGSPANLVLLGVLDLYAVPGREQISFFNWFLWGLPLAAILGAIGWGLITFLALPRGAGSGLPPTVRPPVFGPRQRVGARLYALFLAFWITEALLKEFLSGFAAWEAPVALAFSAWFCLECFRPRRLDGPAGPLLPPRSLPAGIPARGLLWLGALVLAMILGNALGLDRDMAGFFQRAAAAAGSQFLLTLTFALAAIFLTEVLSNTVVAVAFFPVAFFTAQSLGLDPLPLMITISVAATCAFMTPVATIPNALAYGALPGTSLRRMLGVGLVMNTLCALAMTAWLCLVIPALYE, from the coding sequence GTGACGCCGTTGACCGATGTTCTCGCCTATGTCTGGGAACGCTTGCCCCTGATGCTGCTCTTCGCCGACGGCTATCTGGCCTACCGCCTGCTGGCCGTCACCGGGCTCACGGACTGGGCCGTGCGTCAGGCCGTGCTCCGCAGCCGGGGCCGCCCCTCGCGGGTCATCCTCTATGTCCTCGCCGCCTCGGCCGGGCTCTCGGCCTTCATTCCCAACGCCGTGGCCGTACTGGCCGTGCTGCCGGTGATCACGGCCCTGGACCGCGAACACGGCCTGCACCGGCCGGACGCCCCCATGTCCACGGCCCTGGCCCTGGCCGCCATGTACGGGGCCAACATCGGCGGCATGGCCTCGCTCATCGGCAGTCCCGCCAACCTCGTCCTGCTCGGCGTGCTCGACCTCTACGCCGTGCCCGGCCGGGAGCAGATCAGCTTCTTCAACTGGTTCCTCTGGGGCCTGCCCCTGGCCGCGATCCTGGGGGCCATCGGCTGGGGGCTCATCACGTTCCTGGCCCTGCCGCGCGGCGCGGGCTCCGGCCTGCCGCCGACGGTCCGGCCGCCGGTTTTCGGCCCCAGGCAGCGGGTGGGCGCGCGGCTCTACGCCTTGTTCCTGGCCTTCTGGATCACGGAGGCCCTGCTCAAGGAGTTCCTGTCCGGGTTCGCGGCCTGGGAGGCGCCGGTGGCCCTGGCCTTCTCCGCCTGGTTCTGTCTGGAGTGCTTCCGGCCCCGCCGCCTGGACGGCCCCGCCGGTCCGCTCCTGCCGCCCCGGTCGTTGCCCGCGGGCATCCCGGCGCGCGGCCTGCTCTGGCTCGGCGCGCTCGTGTTGGCCATGATCCTGGGCAATGCCCTGGGCCTGGACCGCGACATGGCCGGATTCTTCCAGCGCGCCGCGGCCGCCGCGGGCTCCCAGTTCCTGCTCACCCTGACCTTCGCCCTGGCCGCCATCTTCCTCACCGAGGTTCTCTCCAACACCGTCGTGGCCGTGGCCTTCTTCCCGGTGGCCTTCTTCACGGCCCAATCCCTGGGCCTGGACCCGCTGCCGCTGATGATCACCATTTCCGTGGCCGCCACCTGCGCCTTCATGACCCCGGTGGCCACCATCCCCAACGCCCTGGCCTATGGGGCCCTGCCCGGGACTTCGCTGCGCCGCATGCTCGGCGTGGGCCTGGTCATGAACACCCTCTGCGCCCTGGCCATGACCGCCTGGCTTTGTCTGGTCATTCCGGCGCTCTACGAGTGA
- the dnaE gene encoding DNA polymerase III subunit alpha: MSDFVHLHVHSEYSLLDGAIRLPALCQRAKDYGMPAVAVTDHGNMHAAVTFYQYAKQYGIKPLIGCETYVAQGAHTERTGKLGSAYHLLLLAQNAQGYKNLIRLVSIANTDGFYYKPRVDKDLLRRYGEGVIACSACLAGEVCRKLLNEGLEAGVETAQEYADIFPGRFYLEMQSNGLTEQDQANAMLLKVAERTGLPLVATNDCHYLDRADAEAHDTLLCIQTQVTVDQQNRMRMDTDQLYFKAPEEMEAAFAHCPEALANTARIAEACELEIELGKHVFPVYALPEGRTIVEEFERLAREGLTKRLANLPYQVDEAAYWERLEYEIGVIKEMGFPAYFLIVQDFINWAKDSRIPVGPGRGSAAGSLVAWALRITNLDPIPYDLLFERFLNVERVSMPDIDVDFCERRRTEVIKYVSGKYGEDHVAQITTFGTMKAKAVVRDVGRALGLTFAETDKIAKLIPEDLKMTIDKALDKEPELVALAHSSPQMEKLVDISRRLEGLCRHASTHAAGVVISAGPMTDYLPLYRGKKGEIVTQYDMKRVEKVGLIKFDFLGLRTMTVIEDCLDIIREQGKQPPDLDTLALTDPRTYEIFAKGDTDGVFQVESSGMRRYLRMLKPNCFEDLIAMLALYRPGPLGSGMVDEFIKRKHGEVEVTYPHPSLESVLKPTYGVIVYQEQVMSTARVIANYSLGAADLLRRAMGKKNAEEMAKQRKRFLEGARENSIPDKTANEIFDLMEKFAEYGFNKSHSAAYALISYFTAYLKAHFPVEFMAALISSELADTDKVFKYINACRDMDVKVQPPDINAGRPRFSVHDGAVVFGLSGIKNVGEEAVAEIVDEREKNGPYRDMVDLCCRVNLRRVTKRMLEYLIKAGAMDCFGCSRAGLLAGLDKAHALGQRQAKEKQSGMLSMLDMLGGPDKGAGNGLNVSIEEFRDEEWPDEEKLRLEKEALGFFLSSHPLLAWRHELGRLRLTTLDECRELANGSEVRLALLFTSVKEYVTKKGDKMAFVNAEDLTATGEVTLLPNVYLPARELIAQDQPLLVTGRIDLREEPGQDDDGPRQAKILAESVSLLAGAVAGNTEPVYLQIPSDLCRDEHLDRLKELLGRHKGPAPVYLQVGLKDSVCTLQLSPQYGVAPNPEFWKLIDKWRGPLTAEN; the protein is encoded by the coding sequence ATGTCCGATTTCGTCCACCTGCACGTGCACAGCGAATACAGTCTCCTGGACGGAGCCATCCGGCTCCCGGCCCTCTGCCAGCGGGCCAAGGACTACGGCATGCCCGCCGTGGCCGTCACGGACCACGGCAACATGCACGCGGCCGTGACCTTCTACCAGTACGCCAAGCAGTACGGCATCAAGCCGCTCATCGGCTGCGAAACCTACGTGGCCCAGGGCGCCCACACCGAGAGGACCGGCAAGCTCGGCAGCGCCTACCACCTCCTGCTCCTGGCCCAGAACGCCCAGGGCTACAAGAACCTCATCCGCCTCGTGTCCATCGCCAACACGGACGGCTTCTACTACAAGCCTCGCGTGGACAAGGACCTCCTGCGCCGGTACGGCGAGGGCGTCATCGCCTGTTCGGCCTGCCTGGCGGGCGAGGTCTGCCGCAAGCTGCTCAACGAGGGTCTGGAGGCGGGCGTGGAGACGGCCCAGGAATACGCCGACATCTTCCCCGGCCGCTTCTACCTGGAGATGCAGTCCAACGGCCTCACGGAGCAGGACCAGGCCAACGCCATGCTCCTCAAGGTGGCCGAACGCACCGGCCTGCCCCTGGTGGCCACCAACGACTGCCACTACCTGGACCGCGCCGACGCCGAGGCCCACGACACGCTCCTGTGCATCCAGACCCAGGTGACCGTGGACCAGCAGAACCGCATGCGCATGGACACGGACCAGCTCTACTTCAAGGCCCCGGAGGAGATGGAGGCGGCCTTCGCCCACTGCCCCGAGGCCCTGGCCAACACCGCGCGCATCGCCGAGGCCTGCGAGCTGGAGATCGAACTCGGCAAACACGTCTTCCCGGTCTACGCCCTGCCCGAGGGCCGGACCATCGTGGAGGAGTTCGAACGCCTGGCCCGCGAGGGCCTCACGAAGCGCTTGGCCAACCTGCCCTACCAAGTGGACGAGGCCGCCTACTGGGAGCGCCTGGAGTACGAGATCGGGGTCATCAAGGAGATGGGCTTCCCGGCCTACTTCCTCATCGTCCAGGACTTCATCAACTGGGCCAAGGACAGCCGCATCCCCGTGGGCCCGGGGCGCGGCTCGGCCGCCGGTTCCCTGGTGGCCTGGGCCCTGCGCATCACCAACCTCGACCCCATCCCCTACGACCTGCTCTTCGAGCGCTTCCTGAACGTGGAGCGCGTGAGCATGCCGGATATCGACGTGGACTTCTGCGAACGCCGCCGCACGGAAGTCATCAAATACGTCTCCGGCAAGTACGGCGAGGACCATGTGGCCCAGATCACCACCTTCGGAACCATGAAGGCCAAGGCCGTGGTCCGCGACGTGGGCCGCGCCCTGGGCCTGACCTTCGCCGAGACGGACAAGATCGCCAAGCTCATCCCCGAAGACTTGAAGATGACCATCGACAAGGCCCTGGACAAGGAGCCCGAGCTGGTGGCCCTGGCGCACTCCAGCCCGCAGATGGAAAAGCTGGTGGACATATCCAGGCGGCTGGAGGGGTTGTGCCGCCACGCCTCGACCCACGCGGCCGGGGTGGTCATCTCGGCCGGGCCCATGACCGACTACCTGCCGCTCTACCGGGGGAAAAAGGGCGAAATCGTCACCCAGTACGACATGAAGCGGGTGGAGAAGGTCGGGCTCATCAAGTTCGACTTCCTGGGCCTGCGGACCATGACGGTCATCGAGGACTGCCTGGACATCATCCGCGAGCAGGGCAAGCAGCCGCCGGACCTGGACACCCTGGCCCTCACCGACCCCAGGACCTACGAGATATTCGCCAAGGGCGACACCGACGGCGTGTTCCAGGTGGAGTCCTCGGGCATGCGGCGCTACCTGCGCATGCTCAAGCCGAACTGCTTCGAGGATCTCATCGCCATGCTCGCGCTCTACCGTCCGGGCCCGCTGGGCTCGGGCATGGTGGACGAGTTCATCAAGCGCAAGCACGGCGAGGTGGAGGTCACCTACCCGCACCCGAGCCTGGAGAGCGTGCTCAAGCCGACCTACGGCGTCATCGTCTACCAGGAACAGGTCATGAGCACGGCCCGGGTCATCGCCAACTACTCCCTGGGCGCGGCCGACCTCCTGCGCCGGGCCATGGGCAAGAAGAACGCCGAGGAGATGGCCAAGCAGCGCAAGCGCTTCCTGGAGGGCGCGCGCGAGAACTCCATCCCGGACAAGACCGCCAACGAGATCTTCGACCTCATGGAAAAATTCGCGGAGTACGGCTTCAACAAGTCCCACTCCGCGGCCTACGCGCTCATCTCCTACTTCACCGCCTACCTCAAGGCCCACTTCCCCGTGGAGTTCATGGCCGCGCTGATCAGCTCGGAACTGGCGGACACGGACAAGGTCTTCAAGTACATCAACGCCTGCCGGGACATGGACGTGAAGGTCCAGCCCCCGGACATCAACGCGGGCAGGCCGCGCTTCTCGGTGCACGATGGGGCCGTGGTCTTCGGCCTCTCGGGCATCAAGAACGTGGGCGAGGAGGCCGTGGCCGAGATCGTGGACGAGCGCGAGAAGAACGGCCCCTACCGCGACATGGTGGACCTCTGCTGCCGGGTGAACCTGCGGCGGGTGACCAAGCGCATGCTGGAATACCTCATCAAGGCCGGGGCCATGGACTGCTTCGGCTGCTCCCGTGCCGGGCTCCTGGCCGGGCTGGACAAGGCCCACGCCCTGGGCCAGCGCCAGGCCAAGGAGAAGCAGAGCGGCATGCTCTCCATGCTGGACATGCTCGGCGGACCGGACAAGGGCGCGGGCAACGGGCTGAACGTGAGCATCGAGGAGTTCCGCGACGAGGAGTGGCCCGACGAGGAGAAGCTCCGCCTGGAAAAGGAGGCCCTGGGCTTTTTCCTCTCCAGCCACCCGCTCCTGGCCTGGCGGCACGAACTGGGGCGGCTGCGCCTGACCACCCTGGACGAGTGCCGGGAACTGGCCAACGGCTCGGAGGTGCGTCTGGCGCTCCTGTTCACCTCGGTGAAGGAATACGTGACCAAGAAGGGCGACAAGATGGCCTTCGTGAACGCGGAGGACCTCACCGCCACCGGCGAGGTCACGCTGCTGCCCAACGTCTACCTGCCCGCGCGCGAACTCATCGCCCAGGACCAGCCCCTGCTCGTCACCGGCCGCATCGACCTGCGCGAGGAGCCCGGCCAGGACGACGACGGCCCGCGCCAGGCCAAGATCCTGGCCGAGAGCGTCTCGCTCCTCGCCGGCGCGGTGGCCGGGAACACCGAGCCCGTCTATCTCCAGATACCCTCGGACCTCTGCCGCGACGAGCACCTGGACCGGCTCAAGGAGCTCCTGGGGCGGCACAAGGGCCCGGCCCCGGTCTACCTGCAGGTGGGGCTCAAGGACAGCGTCTGC